Below is a genomic region from Candidatus Krumholzibacteriia bacterium.
CTGAAAGGAAGACCATGAGCCACACGATCCCCTTTGAGTTCCCTTCGCCCGCCGATGGCGCCCCTCTTCGCGGTGATCTGCATCTCCCGCAGGGAGAGCCCGCAGCCTCGGTTCTCCTCGTTCACGGCTTCAAGGGCTTCAAGGACTGGGGTTTCTGGCCACCCTTTGCAGAGATGCTGGCAGAGCGCGGCCTTGCCGCTTGCCGCTTCAACCTGTCGGGAAGCGGCGTCGGCCCCGATGGCGAAACCTTCAGTGAGAAGGACCGCTTTGAAGCAAACACGAACAGCCGGGAACTTGCCGACATTCTCTTCCTCCTGGATCTGCTTTCTCTTGGGAAAGTCCCCGGCGCCCCCACCAAGCCGGGGCCGGTCGGACTCGTCGGGCACAGCCGGGGAGGCGGAGGAGCCATCCTTGCGGCCGCCTCCGAGCCGCGGGTCGCAAGCCTTGTCACCTGGGCCTCTGTCGCCAGTGTCCAGCGTTACACGGAAGAGCAAAAACAGAAATGGCGTGAGCGCGGTCATCTCACGATCAAGAATGCAAGAACGGGCGATGCCTTTCGCATCAGGACTGCTGCGCTCGATGACATTGAGGAACACGAGGCAGCGCTGGACATTCTCTCTGCCGCTGCAAGTCTGGACATTCCCAGTCTCGTGATTCACGGGATGAAAGATGAAGCGGTTCCCTTTGCCGAAGGCCTTGCCCTGGCCCAGGCCTTCCAGAGGAAGGGTCGCTTCCTTCCCCTGCCGGATTCAGGGCACACCTTTTCCGCCTCTCACCCCATGCCCCAGGATATGCCCGATGACCTGGCGCGGGTCTTCGAGGCCAGTGCAAAACATCTCGAGGAGGTACTCCTGTGAACCGGGAAGAAGCCTGGAAGCTCTTTTGCGAGTTCAATGAAACGGATGCCCTGCGCAAACACGCACTCGCCGTGGAGGGAGTCATGCGCTATTGGGCAAGAAAGAGCCAGGCCGATGAAGAGCTCTGGGGGGTCGTCGGTCTTCTACACGATCTGGATTATGAAAAGTGGCCCGAAGAGCACTGCGTCCACAGCGAACGAATCCTTCGCGAGAGAAATTGCCCCGAGGAGATCCTTCGCGCCGTCCTCAGCCATGCCTGGGGCGTTTGCACAGAGGTCGAACCGCAAAGCGAGATGGAGAAAGTCCTCTACGCTATCGACGAACTGACAGGACTGGTGGCCGCTACCGCCCTGGTTCGCCCGAGCAAGAGCGTTCTCGATACCAAGGTAAAGAGCGTAAAGAAGAAATGGAAAAATGCCCGCTTCGCTGCGGGCGTGGATCGCTCGGTGATTGAAAAAGGGGCAGGGATGCTCGGAATGGAAATCGCCGACCTGATCAGCGAGGTCATTGAAGGCATGCGGGAAGTGGCCGACGACATCGGACTCCGGGGAGAGGCCTGACTCAGATCTTCTCCTCATTGCTCAAGGCGATACGGGCATTGCGTTGCATTCTCTCAAGGCCGGCGCGCATCAGGGGAGTGCCCGCAAAGCTCTTCAGAAAACTCTCCTGATTCATCGCAAGAAGGCTTTCAAGAAGCGGCGCCTGAAGACCGCTCCTCGGCTGGAAATCCTCGACAGCAGTTTGCGGGACTTCCCGGTTCCAGGGGCAGACCTCCTGACATAGATCACAACCGAAGATCCGGTCCCCCATCTTCCCGGCAAGCTCTGCATCGATGTCTCCACGATGCTCAATCGTCAGGTAGCTGATGCAGCTGCGGGAATCCAGCACTCCCGCCTCGGGAAAGGCGTCGGTCGGACAGGCATCGAGGCAGGCCCGGCAGTTTCCACAACGATCGGGGACCGGAGCATCGGGCTCCAGATCCAGATCCGAAAGAACCGCGCCCAGAAAGGTCCAGGAACCGAGCTTTTCATCGATCAGCATCGTGTTCTTGCCGATCCAGCCCAAGCCCGCAGAAGCCGCCAGAGAACGCTCGAGTAGGGGCGCGGAATCCACGGCGATCTTCGTCAGCGAGGCTCCGTGATCCTCGCGAAGAAGCGTCGTCGCACGACGAAGCATGGATCTCATCACCTTGTGATAATCGCGGAAGCGTGCGTAGCGGCTGATGCGCCCCTGGCCTCGTTGCGGAGGAGCTTCCTCTGCAGAGGAGTGATAGTTGAGCGACAAAAGAAGGACGCTTCGACAGCCTTCGAGCAGCAGGGCGGGGTCTCTGCGAAATTCGCAGCTTCGGTCCATCCAGTCCATGGAGGCGGCGTGGCCCGCTTGAAGCCACTGCTCCAGGCGGCCGTGATCGGCATGAGGCCCGACCGAAGCAATGCCCAGCCGGTCAAATCCGAGCGCGAGAATCGACTCTTTGAGCTTCTGGCTCTTCAAGTTCCTCCAGGATCTCGTAACGCTGGTTCCGAAGAGCGGGACGGAAACCGGCATCACGAATCAGGCGCACGATCTCCTCCCGGCTCATCAGGAAGGAAGCTCCCGCCTGGCTCACCACATTCTCCTCGAGCATGAGGCTTCCGAAGTCATTTGCGCCAAAGCGCATGGCGACCTGACCGATCTTCGCACCCATGGTCACATAGGAAAGCTGCAGGTTCTCAAAGTTGTCGAGATAGAGTCGCGAAAGTGCCAGGACACGGAGGTAGTCCACTGCCGAGGCCTTCTCCGCTTTCAGGCGGGTGTTCTCCGGCTGGAAAGTCCAGGGGATGAAGGCCGTGAACCCTCGCGTCCGGTCCTGCACCTCCCGCAGGCGATGAAGGTGCTCGAGAATCTCCTCGTCGCTTTCCACATGGCCGAACATCATGGTAGCCGTCGTGCGCATGCCGATGGAGTGGGCCGTCTCCATGACTTCCAGCCACTCGTCGGCACTGTCCTTGAGAGGCGAAATCTCCCGGCGGACACGATCGGCCAGAATCTCGGCACCGCCCCCGGGAACGGAATCGAGACCCGCCGCTTGCAGCCGTTTGAGAGCCTCCATAATTGAAAGGTCCGAGTACTCTGCAATGCGACGAATCTCCACGGGGCTGAAGGCGTGGACATGGATGCCGTAGTTCTCGCGGATCCATCGCAGCATGTCCTCGTACCAGTCGATCTTCAGTCCCGGGTGCACGCCTCCCTGCATGAGAATCTGGCTTCCTCCCACATCGAGAGTTTCCTCGATCTTGCGGGCGAGTTCCTCGCGACTGAGGACATAGGCATCGGCATCCTTCTCTCGCCGATAGAAGGCACAGAACCGGCAAGAGACATTGCAGACATTCGAGTAGTTGATGTTCCGATCGAGAATGAAGGTCACCCGGGATTCGGGATGGAGCATCTTCCGGCGCTGGTCGGCGGCGCGCCCCAGATCCAGAAGATCCACTTCCCGCAATAACTCAAGACCCTCTTCTCTCTTGAGACGCTCACCGCGGGAGGCAGCGTCCAGAAGCGAGGAAACCGTCCCTACTGCCATACCCGCACCTCCTCATAGAGAGTATTGCGCTCGACAGGAATTCGTCCGGCCCCCTGAATCAGGCGAACCAGTTCTTCCTGCGGAAGATGTTCGGGAGTGCGACCGCCCGCATCATGAGTAATGCGTTCGCGTGTTACGGTTCCGTCCAGATCGTTTGCTCCGAAGCGAAGCCCCACCTGGCTGAGTTTTTCGCTGACCATGATCCAGTAGGTCTTCAGGTGCTGGAAGTTGTCGAGAAAGAGGCGGGCAACAGCCAGAGTCTTCAGGTCATCAAGACCTGTCGTGAACTGCTCGACGGGAAGCGGATTGTTCTCGGGGTGGTAGGCCAGGGGAATGAAAGCCTGAAAACCTCCGCTCTCGTCCTGCAGATCGCGCAGGCGAAGCATGTGGTCCACGCGATCCTCCAGACTCTCGATGTGTCCGTAGAGCATGGTCGCATTGGAGCGAATTCCCTGCCGGTGGGCTTCCCGATGCACCTCGAACCAGCGGTCGGTCCAACTCTTGTGCCCGCAGAGTTTCTCCCGGATCTCTTCCTGAAAGATCTCCGCTCCCCCGCCGGGAAGACTCCCCAGTCCCGCCTCCTGCATGTCGCGAAGAACTTCGCCGATCGTCCATCCCGTAAGCTTGGCAAAGTGGTCGATCTCCACCGCCGTCCAGGCCTTCAGGTGTACCTCCGGATGAGCTTCATGAAGCAGGGAAATCAGCCTACGGTACCAGTCGTAGTCCTTGCGTGGATGAATGCCCCCGACAATATGAATCTCGCGCGCGCCCTCGGCTTCCATTCCTGCGGCGGCTTCGAGAACCTGCTCCTCGCTCATCGTGTAGCCGTGATCGTCCTTCATCGTGGCGGCGAAAGAGCAGAACTTGCAACTTCCCGCATAGACGCAGACATTCGTCGGATTGATATGCCGGTTGATGTTGAAGTAGACCTTGCGCCCGTTCTTTTTCTGATTCACCTGATCGGCCATCTCTGCAAGCGCATAGAGATCTTCACTGCGGTAAAGCTCCAAAGCCTCGCTCGCATCGAGCCTTTTGCCATCGGTGACTTTCGAACGGATCTTCTCCAGAGACATGACACTCCTTTGGTCTGGAAAAGGTAGCCCTCCCGGCAACTTGCTTCAAGGACATTGACCAATGGAGCCAAAGACCCTAGGCTCCTCAAATGAAACTCGTCCTTCTTGCAAGCATCCTGATTCCCGTGTTCCAGCTTCTTTCGTCTACGCTCTGGGGCACCTGCCGCGATCTCAACACGGACACTCTCTATCCGCCGGCTCAAATGGACTCCCTTCTCTTGCAGGAGCAGTCTCTAGACAGGGCGGAGCGCATCGGGCTCTGGGCACGGCGCTTTGCGGAAGCAGAAAAACCCCGCTACCTCTTTGGCCTCGCAGAAGGCGGCTATGTGTCCCGGGGGCTGCTCGTGCAGGACAGCAGAGTGGATTGTGTGAGCCTGAGTTATCGGGTTTGCGAACTTGCTCAGGCCCGCAACTCGGAAGATGCACTGAAAATTGCCCTTGGCAGCCGCTTTGCCGGAGCCCCCGAGGACTCCATTCTCGACAAGGAAGGACGCGCAAACTACGAGCATTCCAGCCATCTGGACTACTCCCTCGACATGATTCGTTCAGGGCACTGGGGAAACGACATCTCTTCCGGCTTGCAGGGTGCGCGAAGAGACAGTGTCGGTTCTTCCCGTTATCCGGCCGGGAGTTTCTTTTATGTTCCCGAGGAGAATCTGCTCGCGGAGGATCTGCAGGAAGGCGACCTGCTCTGGCTGACCCTGAACCCCGCACACGAGAGCGCCGCCAAACTCCGGGAGGACTACGGTCTTGTCATCGGGCATATCGGGATCGTGATTCTTGAAGACAAAACACCCTGCCTCGTTCACGCAGCTTCCCGCTCCCTGTCAGGCCATTACGAGGGAGGGCGAGTGGTCCAGGTTCCTCTTGCAGACTACCTCCAGCGCGTGGAGCGCTTCCATGGAGTGATCGTCAGTCGCTTCGACTAGGGAGCGGTCAGGGTATCCAGCCAGGTTTCTCCCGCCAGACTGTCCAGCCACAGCAGAATGTCGTCGAAGGTTTCGAAGGGAACATGCTCCAGCCCCTCCTCTTCGCACCACCTTGCAAGACCTCCCTTGGCGAAGAGAAGATCCGCACGCTCTGCCGGACAACGGTCCGTAGTTCCATCGCCAATGTAGATGAGGGGAAGCCGGGACTCTTGTAGCCACCAGCTTTTGCAGTGGTTGCAAAGGCCGCGAATGCGGGGACTTTCTGCGGGAAGGACCTTCCAGCGTCCGTCTTCCAGGAAGCCCAGATCATTGCAATGAAGAGGAAGTTCCGGAATCCCGGCCTTCTCCAGCATGGGCAGGATCAGGGGCCTCAGTCCGCCGGAGAGAATCCCGAGAGGCCAGTCCCGTTCTTTGCAATAGTGAGCGAATTTCACAAAAGCGGAATCCAGCGCCACCTCCTCCAGTACCGATTCGAGCGCCGTCTGAAAGGGCAGATCGAGAAGGGCGATTTCCTCTTGAAGCCCCTCCATTTCGCTGAGGCTTCCGTCCTCCACCCGACGCTCAATCTCGAGCCATCCGGCCCCGTGGTACTTGTCCAGCAGATGGACCAGCGTGTCCTTTTCGCTCACTGTTCCATCAAAATCCGTATAGACCTGAACTCTCACTTGCTTCCTCTTCCTGCTTTGTCTAGACTGCTTTCCGAAGGAGTCCTATGCGCTGGACAGACATGGATAGCCCTCTGGGTCGATTGACCCTTCTCGCCAGTGAGCGCGGTCTTCACCGACTGGAGTGGAATCAGCACCGGGCACGAAGTCTGAGAGCCGACTACTCTCCCGCCAACTTTCTCTCCCCGACGCCCGCAGAAAAGCACCTCAGCAGAAGCCGCTCCTGGCTGGACCGCTACTTCCTCGGGGAGAAGCCGGGCAAGCTTCCCCCACTGGATCTGTCCGGTCAAGCGGACTTCTCCCGCAGGGTGCTTCTCGCCCTCTGCAAGGTGCCTTCCGGCAAGGTAGTCAGCTACGGGCAACTGGCAGTGAAGGTCGGCAGTCCCGGAGCCGCACGGGCGGTGGGAAATGTCATGGCGGCCAATCCCATTCCGATCCTGATTCCCTGCCACCGGGTTCTCGCCGCGGGAGAACGCTTGGGCGGATTCAGCGGCGGACTCGACAGAAAACGCAAGCTCCTTCGACTCGAAAGCTACCCGGTACCAATTCAATAGAGCGGAACCTTCTCGTTATTTCCAGACACAAGGATGCAGGATGAGCCAGAAACAACCCGACACAAAATACCTCAGCGACTATCGGCCCACCGACTTTCTGATCGATGAGGTCTCTCTCGACTTTCAACTGAATGAAGAGGGGAGTCTGGTCAAGAGCCGGATGAGCGTCCGCAGAAATCCGGATACGGACTCCGCCGGGAAGCCCCTGCGTCTTCAGGGGCGGGATCTGGAGCTTCTCTCTCTCCGCGTCGATGGGGAAGAGCGACGGGAGATCGAGATCGGAGACGGAACCCTCACTCTGGATTCCGTGCCCGATGAGTTTCTTCTGGAAACGGAAGTACGCATCCACCCCGAAAAGAACACGAGCCTTGATGGCCTCTACAAGTCCGGAGGGAATTACAGCACCCAGTGCGAAGCGGAAGGGTTCCGGAAAATCACCTGGTTCCTCGATCGCCCCGATATCATGGCGCGCT
It encodes:
- a CDS encoding alpha/beta fold hydrolase — its product is MSHTIPFEFPSPADGAPLRGDLHLPQGEPAASVLLVHGFKGFKDWGFWPPFAEMLAERGLAACRFNLSGSGVGPDGETFSEKDRFEANTNSRELADILFLLDLLSLGKVPGAPTKPGPVGLVGHSRGGGGAILAAASEPRVASLVTWASVASVQRYTEEQKQKWRERGHLTIKNARTGDAFRIRTAALDDIEEHEAALDILSAAASLDIPSLVIHGMKDEAVPFAEGLALAQAFQRKGRFLPLPDSGHTFSASHPMPQDMPDDLARVFEASAKHLEEVLL
- a CDS encoding HDIG domain-containing protein, which encodes MNREEAWKLFCEFNETDALRKHALAVEGVMRYWARKSQADEELWGVVGLLHDLDYEKWPEEHCVHSERILRERNCPEEILRAVLSHAWGVCTEVEPQSEMEKVLYAIDELTGLVAATALVRPSKSVLDTKVKSVKKKWKNARFAAGVDRSVIEKGAGMLGMEIADLISEVIEGMREVADDIGLRGEA
- the queG gene encoding tRNA epoxyqueuosine(34) reductase QueG, whose protein sequence is MKSQKLKESILALGFDRLGIASVGPHADHGRLEQWLQAGHAASMDWMDRSCEFRRDPALLLEGCRSVLLLSLNYHSSAEEAPPQRGQGRISRYARFRDYHKVMRSMLRRATTLLREDHGASLTKIAVDSAPLLERSLAASAGLGWIGKNTMLIDEKLGSWTFLGAVLSDLDLEPDAPVPDRCGNCRACLDACPTDAFPEAGVLDSRSCISYLTIEHRGDIDAELAGKMGDRIFGCDLCQEVCPWNREVPQTAVEDFQPRSGLQAPLLESLLAMNQESFLKSFAGTPLMRAGLERMQRNARIALSNEEKI
- the mqnC gene encoding cyclic dehypoxanthinyl futalosine synthase, whose amino-acid sequence is MAVGTVSSLLDAASRGERLKREEGLELLREVDLLDLGRAADQRRKMLHPESRVTFILDRNINYSNVCNVSCRFCAFYRREKDADAYVLSREELARKIEETLDVGGSQILMQGGVHPGLKIDWYEDMLRWIRENYGIHVHAFSPVEIRRIAEYSDLSIMEALKRLQAAGLDSVPGGGAEILADRVRREISPLKDSADEWLEVMETAHSIGMRTTATMMFGHVESDEEILEHLHRLREVQDRTRGFTAFIPWTFQPENTRLKAEKASAVDYLRVLALSRLYLDNFENLQLSYVTMGAKIGQVAMRFGANDFGSLMLEENVVSQAGASFLMSREEIVRLIRDAGFRPALRNQRYEILEELEEPEAQRVDSRARI
- the mqnE gene encoding aminofutalosine synthase MqnE, with the translated sequence MSLEKIRSKVTDGKRLDASEALELYRSEDLYALAEMADQVNQKKNGRKVYFNINRHINPTNVCVYAGSCKFCSFAATMKDDHGYTMSEEQVLEAAAGMEAEGAREIHIVGGIHPRKDYDWYRRLISLLHEAHPEVHLKAWTAVEIDHFAKLTGWTIGEVLRDMQEAGLGSLPGGGAEIFQEEIREKLCGHKSWTDRWFEVHREAHRQGIRSNATMLYGHIESLEDRVDHMLRLRDLQDESGGFQAFIPLAYHPENNPLPVEQFTTGLDDLKTLAVARLFLDNFQHLKTYWIMVSEKLSQVGLRFGANDLDGTVTRERITHDAGGRTPEHLPQEELVRLIQGAGRIPVERNTLYEEVRVWQ
- a CDS encoding DUF1460 domain-containing protein, with translation MKLVLLASILIPVFQLLSSTLWGTCRDLNTDTLYPPAQMDSLLLQEQSLDRAERIGLWARRFAEAEKPRYLFGLAEGGYVSRGLLVQDSRVDCVSLSYRVCELAQARNSEDALKIALGSRFAGAPEDSILDKEGRANYEHSSHLDYSLDMIRSGHWGNDISSGLQGARRDSVGSSRYPAGSFFYVPEENLLAEDLQEGDLLWLTLNPAHESAAKLREDYGLVIGHIGIVILEDKTPCLVHAASRSLSGHYEGGRVVQVPLADYLQRVERFHGVIVSRFD
- a CDS encoding MtnX-like HAD-IB family phosphatase, with translation MRVQVYTDFDGTVSEKDTLVHLLDKYHGAGWLEIERRVEDGSLSEMEGLQEEIALLDLPFQTALESVLEEVALDSAFVKFAHYCKERDWPLGILSGGLRPLILPMLEKAGIPELPLHCNDLGFLEDGRWKVLPAESPRIRGLCNHCKSWWLQESRLPLIYIGDGTTDRCPAERADLLFAKGGLARWCEEEGLEHVPFETFDDILLWLDSLAGETWLDTLTAP
- a CDS encoding methylated-DNA--[protein]-cysteine S-methyltransferase, giving the protein MRWTDMDSPLGRLTLLASERGLHRLEWNQHRARSLRADYSPANFLSPTPAEKHLSRSRSWLDRYFLGEKPGKLPPLDLSGQADFSRRVLLALCKVPSGKVVSYGQLAVKVGSPGAARAVGNVMAANPIPILIPCHRVLAAGERLGGFSGGLDRKRKLLRLESYPVPIQ